One region of Miscanthus floridulus cultivar M001 chromosome 19, ASM1932011v1, whole genome shotgun sequence genomic DNA includes:
- the LOC136528431 gene encoding U-box domain-containing protein 21-like, whose product MVLPMSRAARAASRLVPEIPMLRRSSKQQASAAAAEEEVAVPAHFVCPISLDLMRDPVTAPTGITYDRESVEGWLARGNARCPVTGRPLRLADLVPNHATRRMIQDWCVANRASGVERVPTPKVPLGDADAADAVASVSAAARRGDVAACGAAAARARALGKESDRNRRCLAAAGAARALATAFARLAGERVEGACALGDVLAALTVFFPLDDEARRCIASPASLKSLVSVMSHGELPARASAAVVLRELASSSADGHTLEAVLRTPGMCYALVGLVRNPISTPATKAALVTAYYLVAASDRAAARFAELGAVALLVEALVDADKGTSEKALAALDGVLCTDAGLAAARAHALAVPVLVKKMFRVSDMATDFAVSALWRLCRAGDAAACRAEALRVGAFQKLLLLLQVGCGGVTKERASELLKMLNGSRGSVECIETVDFKGLKRPF is encoded by the coding sequence ATGGTTCTGCCCATGTCCCGCGCAGCGAGGGCCGCGTCCAGGCTGGTGCCCGAGATACCGATGCTGAGGCGGAGCAGCAAGCAGCAGGCctccgccgcggcggcggaggaggaggtggcggtgcCGGCGCACTTCGTGTGCCCGATCTCTCTGGACCTGATGAGGGACCCGGTGACGGCACCCACTGGCATCACGTACGACCGAGAGAGCGTGGAGGGCTGGCTGGCGCGCGGGAACGCCAGGTGCCCCGTCACGGGCCGGCCCCTGCGGCTCGCTGACCTGGTCCCCAACCACGCCACGCGCCGGATGATCCAGGACTGGTGCGTCGCCAACCGCGCCAGCGGCGTCGAGCGGGTGCCCACGCCCAAGGTGCCGCTCGGTGACGCCGACGCCGCCGACGccgtggcctcggtgtccgcCGCCGCGAGGCGCGGGGACGTGGCCGCGTGCGGGGCCGCCGCGGCCAGGGCCAGGGCGCTGGGCAAGGAGAGCGACCGTAACCGGCGCTGCCTCGCGGCGGCCGGGGCCGCGCGGGCGCTGGCCACCGCGTTCGCGCGCCTCGCCGGCGAGCGCGTCGAGGGCGCCTGCGCGCTGGGCGACGTCCTGGCCGCGCTCACCGTGTTCTTCCCGCTCGACGACGAGGCCCGCCGCTGCATTGCTTCCCCGGCCTCGCTCAAGTCGCTCGTCTCCGTCATGTCCCACGGCGAGCTCCCGGCGCGGGCCAGCGCCGCCGTCGTGCTCCGCGAGCTCGCGTCGTCGTCGGCCGACGGCCACACCCTCGAGGCCGTCCTGAGGACCCCGGGCATGTGCTACGCGCTCGTCGGCCTCGTCCGGAACCCCATCTCCACGCCGGCCACCAAGGCCGCGCTCGTCACGGCCTACTACCTCGTCGCCGCCTCCGACCGCGCGGCGGCGCGCTTCGCGGAGCTCGGCGCGGTGGCGCTGCTCGTGGAGGCCCTCGTCGACGCCGACAAGGGTACGAGCGAGAAGGCGCTGGCCGCGCTCGACGGCGTCCTGTGCACCGACGCCGGCCTCGCGGCCGCGCGCGCGCACGCGCTGGCCGTGCCGGTGCTCGTCAAGAAGATGTTCCGCGTGTCCGACATGGCCACGGATTTCGCCGTCTCCGCGCTCTGGCGCCTCTGCCGCGCGGGCGACGCCGCCGCGTGCCGCGCCGAGGCGCTCCGCGTCGGAGCGTTccagaagctgctgctgctgctccaggTCGGCTGCGGCGGCGTCACCAAGGAGCGCGCCAGCGAGTTGCTCAAGATGCTCAACGGCTCCAGAGGCAGCGTCGAGTGCATCGAGACCGTCGACTTCAAGGGACTCAAGAGGCCATTTTGA